Genomic window (Bombus vancouverensis nearcticus chromosome 2, iyBomVanc1_principal, whole genome shotgun sequence):
gggcaaatcttcatattgatgccactgttgatactattcatgatattcgtcatagtgagtatccagtgctgctttgcataaatcttatgagaatcttgataacagatagtacatatctgttcaggtatttattagttgaaatccgatttaatatttgatttaatcgaacgatacacgtatgtcaacaatacaagacaaaggattaaaaaggattgtaattctatcttcagtatcatttaaatttcgcacaacactgtattcaaattagtataacattagcgaagagtatttaactgaaaacaaattttcagaaattgccgccttccactatgaggaggacgagaaggtcaaagctgcaaaacgcaaggctgctgaagagacgctgccgttcattttagaacgtttggaccagcaagtgaaggaaaatgacggctacttctacgatggtactctctcttgcgctgatttaacattcgttgctctgctcgattatttgaactttatgtacaagtctgatctgatcgagaattacgagaatctgaagctgctggagaaaaaggtcctccttctgcccaagatcaaaaactggattgagagacgcccaattagcgaattctaaacttcacgattgcttatggttttataagcgtttaaagattgctgttgtcacggtggtcgtgagaacgcaacgaaaggatggttatgcctcacataccttggtcagcaaaatgatggctaagcagtaatagaaaccctatgtgaccggcatccagcgatagcccctccacaagagccgggtccttgatataaaaaagtacctctcgagtcgttgtaagaacattcttttctgtgctgtttgaccattctgtattgttactctgtcagtgttcaataaattttctaataacaatcaaaatttaagtacgaatttctcaccttgcgtgcggaacgtgaaattaccccgaatcgacgtgacaaaattggcgatcctgccaggatccattcatcgcatcaagaggaaacttcaacgggaactctacggattctacagcgaaggaccacggtcacctccttgatcaaaagaaggatctgcaaagaatctcggtaagctggctttcgtacattatcgaaaccgtaagcctgaaatacgttctgaagatagtgactcttcttccgccgaaagtgtcatatttctcagcatgaacccaactgacaagagtaccgctaaacaaaacgaactaatcgctaccctgattgaacaatttgaaagcctaactcacgagtttagaagctttagaaacagcaccgatcaaaacattaaaaacataaaagaatttgcggaaactagcgatagaaatcgctctaaagaaatacgcgatcttgcaaaaaccatggaaataaaatacgacaccgagactgaccagtcgcaaataaacgcccatttagaaaccgctgctgataacgtaacggatgacgaaactgacggaccgaacacgtcacaaagaccacgagccgcatctagccgcgccgcgattaaaccaataaacaactacaacgaagatcgagggctcgaggcagataaggccatacgaactgtcgagacactacgtggtcaagatgacgtaggcgttgaagatttcatcttatcggtccgcaaagcaagagctaggtgcaaggcaagtgacagagagctattattagatctcatactgatcgaaaagattaccgacaacgcgaaacgaaacatacgatatctaaaaatcaactcgttcgaagacttatattcatgcttaagacaacacgtattaacaccaacaactattagcaactgtagggacaaattaaagaatttaaaacaaggggcaacagaaagtgtacaatcttttgactccagattccgacaacagctaaacgaattaaattgtgcagtccaaaacgaaaaccgcacacgaacagaacgacgcgtagctatagatattgaagaacgcgaagcacttaaaacatatttgctcaacttacgatacgagataggacagatggtggtatctagcgatccaaagaacctgaaccttgcccaacgactagcagctgatagagaacaatggttacgagaagcaaatcgtgttgccaaccgcccaaagaatcaatctcacaacattacattagtatccaagcgaactactaccgattcacagccacaaacttctgctcagctacctagccgaccattagacgaccgcatgaaaccgaagtgtccaaagtgtttacgaattggacacacagccgaaaaatgctactctcgaaattctccatttgccagccaaggaaagattccacctcgagtaaaccaaacaacggagaacccagtggaagcttacctcgagttaactgcaccaccaccggaagattactatcaatcgtactgcaacgaagagacggaggaagagccagattcctcatcgataccggagcaggaatcaaccttataaaagaaaaagcctcactaaccgtccaaacttctaacccaaaaaccttcctaatgggaagtgacaaacataccactaacaaaatttgcaactttaccatgctcaagaaaaatcatcaattctacgtagtccctaacaactttcccctaatcgaagatggaataatcggactcccattccttacaaagtatcaatacagcgtcactaacaataaactaaccttggacgaaattatattaccattccaggaaaccgatagcaagataagaccaggcgaaactctaatctcagcccaatacatcgaaggaaagcccacaacagtatgtttcatcaacactggtaagcaaatctgtcacattacaaacgaaatagagaaacccgataaactaagccaaattaataaattcgcacaaataatacgtaccaaacatattgatccagaacttcgagaaccccttgagaaaatcctcatcaattacttagacgtttttaatatggaaacagactcattaccatgtaccaacttgacagaacatacaatcacactcaagacagacaaacctataaacatcaaatcttatagacagcccgaatgtcataaaaaggaaatcgagactcaaatcaacgacatgttagacaaacaaatcatagaaccatcggacagtccatataacgcaccaatttgggtagttccaaaaaaattagatgcatcaggcaaacaaaaatggagaatcgttatagattttagaaaattaaacgagcaaacagaccaagacgcgtatcctttaccaaattcggacgaaatactcgagcacttaggcaaagctaaatttttctcggccctagacctctcgtcaggatttcaccagatacctatggagcaaaattccaaaaaatatactgcattctcaaccccacaaggtcacttccactataatcgcatgcccttcggccttaaaaacgcaccggcgacgtttcaacgtatgatggataccgcgctacgggggttaataggaaataactgtttcgtatacctggatgacattataatattcgggagcaccatccaagaacataaccgaaatctagccattatactagacagactacaaaatttaggattaaaaatacaaccggacaaatgcgaatttttgaaaccggaattagaatacttaggacacgtagtaacaaaggaaggagtaaagcctaatcccaaaaagattcaagccgtgaaagactttaaaacaccaaagaccgcgacccacataaagtcattcttaggactcgttggatactatagaaaatttatacgtaatttttctaaaatcgcaaaaccattgacagatctcacaaaaaaggacactccattctactggaccgatagacaacaacttgcatttgacacactaaaacaaaaactctgcgaagcccctgtactacaatatccagactttgacaaaacattcacattaacaacagacgcaagtaacgaagggttaggagcaatactctcccaagacggacatccatgctgttatatatcccgaactttgaaccgtcctgaaaagaattattccacaaccgagaaagagttattagcaatagtatggtcaatcaaaagactaagacaatacctacttggtagaaaatttaaaattcaaagcgatcatcaagccttgaaatggttaaagaatgttaaagacccctcatcgtgactcatgcgatggcgtttgagactcgaggagtacgattatgaaatcgaatacaaaaaaggaaaagaaaatacagctgcagatgctctatcccgattgtatcctatcactaatgaagaaatccaacccaatgtagaaaacccggactattatgacgagtatatagactggaaaatcaatatcaccccagctccgataacccaaaaacctaacagaccacactttaaacaaattacaaagaccgaactgggagactttaacgaacagcattggttgcgtcaattaaccaaacactttattaaacaccgaaccggacgcttacaaataggaataaacgacaatagcttcagcacgttagaaaaggtaaatattcaactcatgctaaggtttctaacaactagattccctcaaattaaattaatatttggacaagatccgccagtagactacgataacgaacaaaaacaaacgatactacgcgaaaatcataacgaattagtaggacacttaggtatacaccgcaccgtgaaacgaatacaagagcaccatcactggacaaacctagaacaagacgttacagaattcatacaaaactgcgaaacctgccaacgagaaaagctaaatcgtatcagggccaaggaacaacctatgataactgacacaccgcttaatcctaatgacaaaatcgcaatggacatattcggacctctcaccaaaaccaaacggggcaatcagtttatcctgtctatccaagatcaattaaccaaatatctcattctcatacccttaaaagaccaaacagccaactcaatcattaacgaacttttggatcactatgtgtacatattttccgcacgaaaaagtattctgacggacatgggacgaaatttcgtatgtaaattgatggacacatttgaaagggctttcaaaatccgacacataaaaaccacttctttccatccacaatctaacggatcccttgaacgaacgcatgccgtagtaaaggaccttattcgaacttgtacgaccgaccgacagaacgactgggatgaaaacttaaaattaatatgcatgggatataatacttcagtacacgagacgaccggacataccccattcgaactaacatttggacgacaagctaacatgccatcctcaatatcaaccactcctagcctaaccagagaacaattgtttaacctctggaaaaatcgacacaacgcctatatagctaaagcaagacgagttaccgaatctaacaaaaagcgataccagagggatcaaatgcgaaaaattattaaaacacagacgatattccgagtaaaagataaagtatgggtacataacgatcacaaaactaacaagctagaccacgaatggctaggacctgcagaaatcctctcatccaatccacccacctatcttatcgaatattccaacggtcacacgcaaagaatccacggtaacaggctaaaaccctacctttcaggaagaagaccataatatggatcatcataacactcgagtacattagaagcgatctagaagtaaaaccattgaattacgccaacatattcctggaacacattgacaattgctatctgtgcaacgaacaaatagatatcacccttatagtaggccttaacgatccaattgaccaagttaatagattacaacgcgtaatagatttaatagaccgtcaatgtaaaccaccttgcgcttacataccagaaataagcagcctaaaatttaagtacagaaatcttcaaaacctgactcggcaactcaaattattattgcgttataaaagcaaacgcggattgctcaatgtcataggctcagtatccaaaactttattcggaactctcgacgaaaacgatttagaactcattaacaagaacatcgatacattatttgattccaacaataaaataaaaacaattcttagtaaccaaaccgcactcatcaaacgcgtgctagacaataccaaaacaaaccaacttgaaaacttagccaacgatatacacaagattgaaaaccacaatgaaaaaaacgaaatattagtctccccattaattcaaaccgaatctaccatatcagaactccatataaacatcgacgaaatttttaacactgttatgttagggaaacaaggaatcataaacccacaagttatagaacccgaataattcttaaaaacacttgaccaaataacgagacaaaactttatgactaaccatatcgaaccttcagtccaaaactttcaactaattatagatctaagcaaactaaaggtatggataagagataacaaacttatatatacaataactgtgccgcttttggaaaacgatgaatggaaaataactaaaatttacccgataccttccaaacaaaactctgtattcattgcgcctgtaatagaaacggatttttgcctctaaccgactcagaacaatacacctttgtcgatagtcactacttaaacaaatattgtaaacgaacggcaatcatccacatttgtaaaagaactcaaccgagtcacaatagaatcaattcacctgaatgcagatcagaattaattactaatcgacagacggtcaaaacttgcccgactgctgtcttcaagctggaagaattgacgttcgtacctttgcagacggaaaaccattatattattattcctgcgaaaaatgtacaaatcgacgtgttatgtaagacacataaaatcctagaaattagacaaccaagcttaattagcagtaaaaccgggtgcataatcacatacgatcttaatattatgaaaataggaggatcacataaaaatatctcttacgaaaccaaatttaagaatagcatatacagcttcgaagaaacagatgttccaatattagagaaaatattagaaacagctccaaaagtaactcacaattttaaccaatataaagccaacctcgacacattacaaacacaaatcagtaccctgcaatttgagcgacgcataaattcattgaaggaatatggcatatccacactacaaatattaggaatcatagccctaggactaggaacaatatatgtaatgtacaaatgtaaacttttcgaatgtctacgccgatcattttctaaaaatgtacgtatcaaaatactctgccctaccgctcgcgtaaacaggatcgatcaaacatcaacagtaccaaggacggtcaccttccaaaatatcaccgaagacgaagatgaggggatcattcaacttagaagccccaccagagccttacgctttagcggagcaaagcgaagctaaggaggggggaatgtcccggtggtcgtgagaacgcaacgaaaggatggttatgcctcacataccttggtcagcaatatgatggctaagcagtaatagaaaccctatgtgaccggcatccagcgatagcccctccacaggagccgggtccttgatataaaaaagtacctctcgagtcgttgtaagaacattcttttctgtgctgtttgaccattctgtattgttactctgtcagtgttcaataaattttctaataacaatcaaaatttaagtacgaatttctcaccttgcgtgcggaacgtgaaattaccccgaatcgacgtgacacggccttagtgtgttgagagaatgaagaacgaatcgtgttgatggaagtttgtatggaatgtagtaacttgtggattcttagagtaaggacaagtgattgctggtagagtttaaagtttaaggtattttaatgagtgatattcgataacaaaaggacagactacgatatcttcgcacgccgactcacactccgtgtccgctcaactcgcactctgcttctcgactgactctctctggccgttgtcccattctattgcccttttcctaggcccaccgcacacgtgttctgcagacgctcgtggccagggtcacgtaggtcttttccacgaaactatgcacttgaaaagaccgatgacacattgatgggcccgacggcgcctcggctctcgcgacactgttcacagttcgtccgatatttcccaggcctttcgtccacgatactacattcggccatcctgcaataacatctgccctcagatgttgccttctatctcgctgtcatcagatgcgtcactttcggcatttaggacccaaggtgtcataaaatcgaggtgtgcacgggtccttccttaggtactgcttcgcacgctttcttcttttcttgtaacttcgacgattctcctcttgagttgcggcgatcttcctcttcgcgtcctcacgtagctcgcgacgttgttcttcaaacctcgcggcccactcttcgtcgatcagctttctaatcttcgcctcttccctgacttgcatttcgaccccgaccagtagctggaaaggagtcttCCCTGTGCTTCTGTTTACGGTGGAATTCAGGTATT
Coding sequences:
- the LOC117164023 gene encoding glutathione S-transferase-like, encoding MLVADRRKVAQSTAICRYLAKQYDLAGKTDWANLHIDATVDTIHDIRHKIAAFHYEEDEKVKAAKRKAAEETLPFILERLDQQVKENDGYFYDGTLSCADLTFVALLDYLNFMYKSDLIENYENLKLLEKKVLLLPKIKNWIERRPISEF